The DNA sequence cattaCGTTATTGAGGAAACTGAGTTTGTTTTTGCCTCTTATAATGAACATTTAGTGTCTTTTAATGTAgttgaaactagtttttaaagttgatattatttttagattataatttattgcattgtattttttttttcattatgttgCTGATGaaacttgttttattttttgttcaatttttattatttaagagtCTAGAAACTGTTTTTTTCAACTTGACTAATTATGTTTGTTGTTAtggttattatattatttgaggtttatttttgattttgtatttattattttttactgaTTCTTATTAGCAATCAATTAGCTAAAGCTTGGTAAGAAATCCAAACTAAAagatttatgtaatttaatatagaCAGTAACAAACAACTCAAATAGAAAAACCCGAAagtaattatgaaaaaaaaaattagatgtcATCCATCTCAACCAACTAAACTATAAATATAAAgcctaataatttttcttttatttttttattttgggcactTGGGCCTAGCCCACCTATGCCTAGAGCCAGTCCTGTATAAATACATTAACgtataaaatctaaaataaaactagttctatataatatatggaagaggttttaatgggtacatttttattgtaaccattatggttaaatttttttaagccattggattactattaaatggttgtaattaatttagaaattaaataaaaataaataataaataacttgtaacctgaaagtaacctaataatttatttccttacaaactttaattaagattaattacattttaaaattaaattaattataattattaattatttttttgcaatttattactatataaggatcttttagcaatttacttttatgcacttaaattatttaaaattttatagaaaaactttttataatttaaaattatacacatataattttataatttaaattttattatacttgtaatctcaattttaaattattacacttaattatttaatttttttatttaaatatttaaaaagtaaaaaataaaaaaagttgaaggatttttttttttaaaaaaatggctgcacttgttatcgatttaCTAgtttgaggcctcatacttagttcatctaactgtaacaaaataattaaatctcatttaaaaataattaattatttaaaaatttattataagaagaaaattttaatttgtgtcaaaagaagtttaatttttgtaaaacaaataaatttcattgtaaatattataattaaatggcttaattattaaaataattagagtaacgatttaaatataaatattaattgctaaaagaggtcttgttaaatatttaattaattattttaataaaatagttaattataattaattaattttaaaaaatgaatgtttacctattagtaaaatgtaaccatatggttataataaaaatataaccattgaataatatatttattaaaactaATAGAATatctttgaattattttttatgttgagttatttatttttaattgagaaatAATTTTGtggtaaatttaaaataaaaaataaaaataaacaaatgacatcaaaaaaatagtaaaatattaaacaaataataatattattagttaataaagtgtagtattttcttaataaacctaaattcaatttaatattattttatttttgataatttttatggtattttttttttatatacccATATATTTAAGAAATACATTAAACCCAATTTTAtaccatatttataaaaactttCCATTTTTTCCCATAATTTTATAAATGTCCCAAATAAATATTCTTTTGTGTAAGTCTAATCGAAGAATGATTTttcctaaatttttttatttcatactaaaattatgaaccattatttattatttattttttttttataatgaacCATTTAAACTTAAAAGTGTATTATCACTTAAAATAGCATGTAtctttttctatcttttttttttaatataataaccaaTTTATTGCTGAGAGACACAGCAGGAGGAATTTCTTCCAATCAAGAAAACTCGTTTTCTATCTGTAGTGCATATCAAACTCATGTGTTGCGGTATTACCATTTCGCATTACATGTAGAAGATATACACCaggaaaaacaaataataaggacctaataaaactaaaaaacaacccaAATCAGAGACactcttagaaaaaaaaatgaacggaAACGACAACAACTACAACAACAACACTCTCTACAAAGGAAACGAAAAATCCTAGCAAGGAGTCACTCTTGGCAGGAGGAAAATCTTAGCAGCATAAATGGAAGAATTGTGTACTTGTTGTGAGAATGGACTTCCTTAAAAAGAGATAATGTTTGAAtctacaaataaataaaaaatacattagtaagaaaataaataaaaattataacaaataaataaacattattaCAAAGTtcataataaatttttactaaaattaaagataaataGCATCAATTTTCATTTTAAGTAGAAAATGAGAACAGTTATCTTGTGAAATGCAAGATAAGGAAATAGCatgtattttgaaaatatatattttttcaatatattgGTAAGGAAGGAATGAATGAGAAAAGGACCAATTCTCCTCACCGTATTTAGCCACTGAAGTCAGAGAGGGATATAAGAAAGCGTTTACTATAGTGGCCACTTCACCACTATTCTCACTCATCActacataataataaatttataaagaaGACAATATAACAGCGTCTTCTAACGGCGCTAGCATTaaaccagaaaaataaaaaaaacaaaaaaatcagtTAACGTGATCAAGAATTCTTCAGTGTCACACGGCTTTACAAGTTCTCATCATCACGTCTATCGTTCTCAAACAATCTTCCTCTTTTTCTCGACAGGTATTTTATTTGTGAAGGGGTTTTGCTTCATCTCAaagatttcttctttctctctttcttttcctttttcccAGGTAAATTGCTAGGCAGTTTTCTTGATTGCTTATCAAACTTTTGATAGGTTCAGTATGGGCGATTGTACCAACAGTGACGATGATTCTGTTTACCACGATTACGATTCTGGAGATGATGAAGATCAATATGTTGAGCTTCAGCGTCTTGAATACGATACTTTTATATCAAAAGACCCCGTTATTACGGTACGACTAGTATTGATTTATAGGGTTTTCTTTGTATTTCTGTTTTTCGTTTTGTCTATTGTTCGATCACACATTGAGTTAGGCTCTTTTTTGTGAAACTCCATGGCTGTTATTTGAAAGGTTGTTCCTTTTTTCATCACACTAAGCACTCCCAAGACTGTCTTtatttcattctttaaaatacaTTACTAAAACaacattttctttattttttatgttacaccagtttctctattttattttttacttcatttaaatattatattttaacatatttttaatattaaacaattagaagaaataataaaaaattaaaaataaacaaacaaacatccaattgaagagagaaattgaaaaaaataataatattaaaatgatTTAAAGAAGCTCTTAGGAATAGAGCTGATGTATAATAGCTCACAATATAAAGCATCTGTTGGAGTAGGATTTTGGGACCAattcttcatatttttaaattttctttattttaaagcaGCAGCTGTGACTGCTCTATAGTTTATAATGGTGATTCAGATTgtaaaaacttttattttattttatattcgaaaaaaaaaactgtaaaatCTTTTGAAGTGATATGAAACATTAAGTTGGATGCCTACAACTAACCTTAAGTTTTACAAAAGAGTGTGACCACATTCTACACCTACTCTTTTTCTGTCTTTGCAATTAAGGAAATTTGTTTCATTTCTCTTTTGCAGGTCATTACAAAAGAGTCTCTATTAGCTGCTCAGGTAATTCCAACACTTTGATTATCTTTATGTTATGTACTTGTTGCTGTGCACTAGGCTTTTGTGATAAACTTTGGTATTGAATTGTGTAGAGGAAGGATTTGAGTAATGTGATGGAAGTCCTATCATTGAAAGAGCACCACGCACGAACCTTACTCATTCACTACTGCTGGGATGTTGACAAGCTGCTCGCAATTCTTGTGGAGAAAGGGAAAGATGAGTTATACCGTAAAGCAGGTGTGACCTCAGTGGAGCATGACAACCCTGCCTCATCAAAGCTCTCATCAATGGTTAGTTGCAATGTTTGCATTGAAGAAGTTCCTGCAGATAATGTGACAACCATGGATTGTGGACACTATTTTTGCAACGATTGTGAGTACTACTTAATCTGTTTCCTATGTAGTCtgattttctttttctattctTCAGAGTAAGAACAATCTGCAACTTTAATATatgcatgattttttttttcattggagCGACTTTACCAAATAATGATATGCTGAAATTCTTAGGGAAAATATTTTCTGTTGTATTTGATAGCATACGGGGTTGATTGGCTGTGTCTATATTGACTTTTATAACTTTCTTTCAagtatgatgatttttttttcccttGGGGTGGTGGTGATTTGCTCTGCTCAGGTTGGACAGAGCATTTTATTGTAAAGATAAATGAGGGACAGAGCAGGCGTATTACATGTATGGAATACCAGTGTGATGCTATTTGCGATGAAGAGAAAGTAAGAACTTTAGTCAATGCAAGAGATCCTAACCTGGCTGAGAAATTTGACCGCTTTCTTCTGGAATCATATATTGAGGACAATAGAAAGGTTAAGTGGTGTCCAAGTGTTCCCCATTGTGGAAATGCCATTCGTATTGAAGATGATGTAGTGTGTGAGGTTCAATGTACATGTGGTGTGCAGTTTTGTTTTAATTGCTTATCTGAAACACACTCACCTTGTCCATGTTTCATGTGGGCATTATGGGTTAAGAAGTGCCAGGATGATTCAGAAACACTTAACTATATTTCATTTCATACAAAGCACTGCCCAAAATGTCACAAGTTGGTTGAAAAGAATGGAGGATGCAACTTAGTAAACTGCATCTGTGGACAACCATTTTGGTGAGTATTATCATCTTTCATATTTCGTACACATTCGATCTTCTAATATAGTTACTAGGGAGTTAAAACTTGAAATACATGAGAACCACATACAAATTGTAATATTGTAATATATTTCAACATGTTCCCCTTAAGACAgtgtcaaataaaattgtccTTGATTTGTAGTCTGAATAGTGTTTTCCATTTGTTAtctgttttcattttttttttttttatatttctttcTCTTCTGCAAGCTTGGTTTGCGCTTTGATGTGAGATGTTTTATCGaactttttaataaaatacaatatggAGTTGGCACCAATTATTTATGTTCAAGATTTTGTTCCACAAGGACTTAGTTTTAACTAAATGCATTGttttttttccctttatttgattgtttgtttgttttttgtgAGAACATATAGCAATTTATGTTAAACTGACTTGTATTACTCATACCGTAATGAACTTTAAATTGAATAGCTGAAGCATACGTGTATATTTTAATTGGATGCCATATATTGATTCTCTTATAGCTTGATTAGTTTAAATGGGGTAGTATCCTCTTATACAACTTAGGTTTCATATGGATTTGTCGTGTAGTGTATTAATGATTCCTTCATATGTTTTTGGCACACTGATATAGAtgtattcttatttatttacCTGTTTTATGCCTATCTCGCAGTTGGCTTTGTGGTGAAGCAACTGGCAGGACCCATACGTATGCATTTATAGAAGGCCATAGTTGTGGACGATTTAAAGAAGAAACTAAAGAGAAAAATGAGCGTGCAAAGAAAGATCTATTTCGTCACATTCACTACCACAATCGTTACAAAGCTCACATGGATTCTTTAAAACTTGAAATGAAGCTACAGACAAGCTTAGAAGGGAAGATATTAGCTTTGGAAGAAAGAGACTCGACAAATAGAGAATTTGATTGGTTAACTAAAGGTCTCTTTAGGCTCTCCAGGTCAAGGAAGATTCTCGCCTATTCATATGCATTTGCATTTTACATGTTCGGTGAAGAAAATTTCAACAGGAATCTGTCTGCAGAGGAGAAACTGATAAAGCTGAACTTGTTTGAGAATCAGCAGCAGCAGCTTGAGGCAAATGTTGAAGTTCTTTCTTCATTTCTAGAGGAGCCTTTTGATACGTACCCGTCACATAAACTTATGCTAGTGAAAATTAAAATCCTCGATTTATCAAGAACTGTTGATAATATCTGCAAAAAATTGTAAGTTCACCTTAGATACCCTGAAGTGCATCCTTTCTCTGTTAGATTTTGactctttttctcttcttttatgATAAAGTGGCATTACAAGCATGCCTAAATGAACTAACTTGACATCAGTTGCTGGGAAATTTATGCTGATGGATTTTCCAacccttttcttctttttcaagaAATGACTAATTTACAGTGAATACTAAACTCTTTTAGTTGCATCATTTAAAATAAGTAGATTATTGAATACCCTCATGATTTagtttttcattaatttcatttattttatgtagACCATGTGATCTTTctcttttcatatatatatatataaatatctatatattttatgCCGATTACTTCATGTGATTTATACTACTGCTTATGGTTCTGTAACTTGTATATGTGGATTACTTCTAGGTACGAATGCATTGAAAATGATTTGTTGAGCTCTCTTTTGAAAGCTTCTGGTATTGCTTCTTACAAGTCAACAGGCGTGAACAAAGCTTTAGAACTAGCTTGTTAATACATGGTACGTGTCCATCTTTTTGGAAGCCACTTAAAGAATCTTTTTTGGTACTCTCTTGTGGATCTAAACATTAACCCTTTCGAGAAGATTGACAAGAATTGAGTTCACTCGTGAACTTAGTTAGTGATTATAACTTCAGGGTGCTTTTGACTTAGTTTTTGAGTTAGTGTCTTCTTAATGCTCATCGCTATCAaagttcaaatatatatattattttgaaccTTTTAAGTTGATGATGAATGTAAATGTATTGACTTTTTCTAATCTCATTAATTTGACAAGTTCTAATATTCACACATATCTTTTTCTGTACATCCAATATTCATACAtgtattgtttattcaaattgtAAACTCAAATAAAAGATCTAATATACCTAATGACTTTGTAAAGCCTAAATAATTTTTGAGTGTGACTGGGTAAACTTTCAAGAGTGTTCGTCATAAGCAAGTTTTAATGAAAATCTATATTTCTGATTGGGTTCATATTCTAATTATACATTTTGTCTtttctttccttctttcttTCATAATGTACAACAAAATTAAAGAGTACAATAATAACACCTGATATTCTATAATTTAcattatactattttatataTGATAAATCAAGATACTTTCTTTAGGGTTGCGTTTAGATTGTCTGGATTTCATTTATTATGTACAATAAATGTTTCattagtgatttttatggtaTAGTTTAATAATTCTACATTTCTATAAATGTTCTCAAAAGTCAAAAGTCATAAGTTTTTTGGTGGTCGTATGATTTCTctgcatttaaaaaatattaatacctTCTGGAATGATTGTGATGGTTTGTAgtattctaatattttatttaatgtatttaaattaaataatattagaattttaactaatatTATTTTGAGGTATCTTAATGgttatgggtttttttttttgtatactattaaaaaaatataaatatatatttattatgaaaatatatttatgatatttattatttatgaaattaatgtctcctaaatttctacttttatttatagttaaaatacgtataattattttaatttaaaaaataacttcTTAAAATTTTTGTGGAGAATCTACAAATCTTAAGTTCttcttttaattaaagaaatatttttttattttttatccaaacggtcttaaaatatatatatagatattttttttttaagttctaaaagttaaaaaaaaaagtttatataAAACTAAACTGAATAGGTAACTTGTATCCATATATATTTTAGGGTAAGTTTATAGTAAATTCTATCTGGGTTTTCAGTAGATTCCCTATTTATATCGACATATAAAAAAGtattggaaaattctacaatgcacctcttaaaatggatatattgataCATCATTATCTGTTTTAAcacctaaaataattttttagtcaaattttttcttatggtcatatatgttatagttatttaagacatcctgaaaaattttaagaaatttgaaaaagtttaacacgccgaaaattacgttcaaacagtgtattatacgcgtgactattttattgtatacgcgtgtaaaatagactgtctgaacattgttttctatattgtaaattattcgaaatttctcaaaattgtgtaagttatcttaaatagttacaacgtacatgaatatgaaaaaaattagactaattttttttttctggataCCGAAACAAGTCAAGAGTGTATCAGTGCATcctttttaagggggtgcattgtagaatcacccaaaagtattttagtcaatttttttgtttcataatgtaattattattattttttaatatataaaaaagataaaaaaaaattgttaaagatTTAAGCAACATTTTTttccagaaaaaaaaatatttaccatTTTTGCCCTTAAACTTTTTATGCACTCTAAAATATATGACTTAAAAATTCTTCCTAAAATATAATAGTTAATAATTATGCACATTCtgataagtttattttttctttaccattataaattaatatttttactcCATGAACTTTGATAAATACAAAATTTTGCcacattttattataaaaaataattttaaaaattataatattctattaattctaaaatattactaaaaaaatttgataaaaatattaaattaattaaaaaaatatattaagtttacttaaaaaacttaaattatttctaaaaaaatatttccaaattttattttattaataaacatgTATCTTAAGAAATAAtaccaaaattattgagaaaccaataaataatttaaacaaaataagatttcttttaagaaaaaatcaaacttatttatatttataaactcatatcttaaaaaataaacaaaaataattaaaaactcagtaaaaatataaaattactttgaaaaaaattagaaattaaattaaaaaaatagatttatacttGTTTCCCTAAACtttagtttttacaaaaattttaatatatttcttatatcaaaattttttaataaaaaataaataattttttaaatcgtttaattagttttaattttttttctaagtttcttaatcatttaaaatgtttttttttaagatttattaaaaaaatttaaatttttctaatttttattttgatgttacgATTTAAAAGAGAATAAAGTTGTTAATTTACAAAGAGATATCAatatttaaatgtaaaaattcaaGGAGAATTCATATTTTAGTATTGTGGAAAAATTAGGGgtaaaattgttaattattaaaaaaaaaataggcaaATAAAGTTAAACGAcgataaaataaaattgaaaaaaaacgACAGTAAAATTATGTCAAAGGATGAGGACCCGTGGTTTTGATGAAAGTGAAGGAAGCAGAAGTACAATTGCAAGCGAATTTGAAGTTGAAAGACGAAACTGATCCGTGAAATTACGTCGGCATGATTCGATCgcagtaattttaatttaattttctttttttgaaaaataatttctttcacctcaaaaacccaaaaatttccAAGTCTGAATCTTCATATCCGTACACAAATCATTTTCCTGCATTTGCCATTCCTCTTCGATGTTCAACAACAATAGCGTATCCATCTCCGTCTCCGACGACGAATCAGATGAACTCAGCCGGGCCAGAGCCCGAGTCCGTAAAAAGCGCAAGAAACTGGGGATTCGCAACAATGGCAACGGACTCTCTCGCTGGCTTATTAGAAAGCTCTTGAAATACTGGATGTTCCTGATCTTACTCCCAGCTGCTGCGTTGCTTCTATTTGAGGTCTCCAGTTTTGTGGTTTCACCACACGCTGGTAAATCGCAGAATAGCTCCGGCTCCGAACACAGTTCGATCACGAAACCCAGTCAGGAGAAGAAATCCGAGGGGAATTTGAATCGACTTGATCCCACTACCCGGGTTGTTGGCGGCGTCAGAGAACGTAAGTaggcatttttatttttttccaaagaactttaatttctgcattgGTTGacactgtattgtattatattgattttgttttttttttcggcAATATATTTAGAATTCTTTGTTAATTGTATGAGATCCTAATTTGTGAATCATATAAGGTTGCTTGAAGCTTCTACCACCCGAAGAACTTGATCATCTAGATATACCTTCGAGCAAAGAGTCAACTAGTCCTGTTAGAGAATTGGTATACATATCGGAGAATAATACACCATTTATGGAAAGGAACATTGTGTTATCCGGACAGAGTACAAACGCCACAAGGTTCAATTTGTTTACGGGGAATCAAAGTCTAGATCAGAGAGATAATAGTTTCAAGGTTATAAGCTGCGTTGCTCATATACTGACCAGGTTTTGGTTAATTTATGGTCATTATGACGTTAAAGCTTAAAAAGGAACAATGTTTGTTGGAGATATTTCTGTAGAATCTTTTGTGTGTGTTTAAAGCATGCCATTTTCTTTGAACAATCAGGTAAATGCCACAGCTGCTGTACACTGTGGATTCTACAACCAAAATGGTGGGTTTAAGATTTCTGATGAAGATCGAGATTTCATGCTAAGTTGTAAAGCTGTTGTATCTACATGTGCATTTGGTGGTGGAGATGATCTTTACCAACCCATTGGAATGTCGGCGGCATCAATTAGAAAGGTATCATCTCTTGCGTTTATGCTATCATAAGTCAGCTATAAGAGAGTAAATTTTTCTTACCCTTGTTGAGGATTTCATTACTGCAGGTTTGTTATGTTGCATTTTGGGATGAAGTCACTCTAGCTACGCAGGAATCAGCTGGACATAAAGTTGGTGAGGATGGACTTATTGGGAAATGGCGGATTATTGTTGTTAGAAATCTTCCTTTCTCGGATCAAAGGTTAAATGGTAAAATCCCCAAGGTATAAATTTCTGAACCAAAAATAGTGAACTAAACTTTTGTTAGAACCTCTTTGATATTTGGTGTGTATTGTCATCAGATGTTAGGACATCGTCTTTTTCCTCACGCAAAGTATTCTATATGGGTGGATTCCAAGTCCCAATTTAGGAGGGATCCCTTAGGAGTTTTCGAAGCCCTTCTTTGGCGTTCAAATTCTGTGCTTGCAATCTCGGAACATGGAGCTCGCAGCAGTGTATATGATGAGGCAAAGGCTGTTGTCAAGAAAAACAAGGCCAAACCGGATGAAGTGGAGGTTCAATTGACGCAATACCGCAAGGATGGACTACCAGAGGACAAGAGATTTAATGGGAAGAAAGGTATGTTCTATTTTCTTTTCCTGTACTATTTAAATAAATGAGGATGGTTCAGTTGGAGCATGTTAAATTCTCCtgcttttctttcatttttgtaTAGAAGTGTTTAATTCTTTCTGTTTTCTCAAaacgtttatttatttttatttttcgacgAAATAAAGTGAACGATTATACTCATTTTGTCCATCCAAGAATCATCTTATGTTCATGTTGTGTTGCCTATGTACTTGCCCCTTTTTAAAATGTCTTATCGTTATATGCAATGTCCCAACAATTTGAACTATAATCATGTTATTGATCTGTGCAGCTCTTTCTGAAGCATCCGTCATAGTGAGGGAGCATACGCCAATGACCAATCTGCTTATGTGTTTGTGGTTCAACGAGGTGGTGCGTTTCACTTCTCGCGATCAGCTGAGCTTCCCATACGTATTATGGCGGCTAAAAGTGCTTAAGAATATAAATATGTTCCCAGTTTGCACACGTAAGGATCTTGTTAATAGCATGGGCCATTTGCGCAAGGCTAAGCCTTTGATTCATTGAGTCTTAGTTCTGCAGTAGTGTTTCTACTGGTGTAAAGCTAAGGGAGAAACTTTGAGGGAGTTAGTCATTATTTGTTAGTATTTGTTTTGGTAAATTTCATTTATCATTGATTTCTTTCATTTATTGGAATTTCTCATAATTGATTAAGAGGGGTTCATATTGGCCTTTTGAAAGACACGAAAAAAAATTCCTGTACAATGGTAAATGACTGTGAATCAAATTACAAAAGACATTAGCTATAGGAAAAACGACAGAATATTGTAGTGGGATATCAAATTCAAAATCTGaccaaaaaatagaatattcaatttataataaaatcgGAAAAGGACAGTCAACAAGTAAACGAAGTGATGGTAATTGTGGAATTATACGTTGAAGTAGTTGGCTCATCATGACACTCCCTAACAACTCTGTACTGATTCGATGAGTGGAGTTGTTATGATATGCTATGGCATTCGACAAAAGCGGGTTTAGGAACAGCCTAGTGAAATCATTCTGGGGTGGTTATAGAGATCTTAAGTGGATTAGTTGTCCCAAAACACTAAATGGTAGCTCTAAATCTAATAAAGAAACCAAAACCAAAACTCAGGTAACATCTCTCGGCAAAGATCTTTCCAATTCATATTCATGATGTGGCCTAGGATCATTTTCTGCACTTCAGTCTTATTGGCCGTATTGGTTGTCATTCTCTTAGCCTTGTTTTCACCAATACCAGACAATACTCTATCAAAAAACCACACAAAACCGCCTTGGCTAGCCTTGTCCTTGTACATTCAGCAGCCAAAAGTCGGTGGAATCGACACGCCACCTGTTGTGCAATCCGACGCTCAAGGAGCTTTCATTTTTCACCGAATACTGACTGAAGGGCCTGAAAACACGTCTCGCGTGGTAGGAAAAGCGCAGGGCATCATAATTCCAACAGAGCAGTTTGCACACTCAAATTTCAACATATTGTATCTTAGCTTTGACACGGCTGAGTACTCTGGTAGTCTTAGTGTTGAGGCCAAACATGTGGCACACAAAGACGTTGAAGAGCTCACTGTTCTTGGGGGAACGGGCTCTTTTGCTTTTGCGCGTGGACTCGCTGTTTTTGGTCAGAGCACTTCCAGACAAGATAAAACATCATCATCTTCAGATGATCTTGATGCCACTACTTATCATGTGAAGCTTCAGCTTAGGCTTCCTAATCAATCTAGAAGTTTTACTATTCCAGGTCCAGGATGAAGCCACTCATtagatttatatatttattcttcaaAGTCTTATTGCGTACTATAATTTTTGCTTCATTGAGGATTATGATCGAAAGCCAgttgttttctcttcttcttctcagtATTACAACGTTTGAGATCAAATGATGTAATTACAATTATATATTAACATGAGTAGTCTTCGACGTAtcgttatataatttataaactaaCACTTAAGATTCTAAAATATCTATCCTTTCAATCCAAGGATATATCTCAGCCAATATACCAAGAAACAAAATGAAAAGTAAAACTTCAAAcgagaaaaattactaaaactATGGCACTTGGATTTGCGTATTCAAGTATGTCTGTTGAATTTGGAAGgagtttgaaaaataagataaaaaaatgaCCATGCCAGTCAGTATAGCATGTGGAATCTAGTTTTGCTTAATCTTCATATT is a window from the Cannabis sativa cultivar Pink pepper isolate KNU-18-1 chromosome 1, ASM2916894v1, whole genome shotgun sequence genome containing:
- the LOC115703864 gene encoding probable E3 ubiquitin-protein ligase ARI2, with translation MGDCTNSDDDSVYHDYDSGDDEDQYVELQRLEYDTFISKDPVITVITKESLLAAQRKDLSNVMEVLSLKEHHARTLLIHYCWDVDKLLAILVEKGKDELYRKAGVTSVEHDNPASSKLSSMVSCNVCIEEVPADNVTTMDCGHYFCNDCWTEHFIVKINEGQSRRITCMEYQCDAICDEEKVRTLVNARDPNLAEKFDRFLLESYIEDNRKVKWCPSVPHCGNAIRIEDDVVCEVQCTCGVQFCFNCLSETHSPCPCFMWALWVKKCQDDSETLNYISFHTKHCPKCHKLVEKNGGCNLVNCICGQPFCWLCGEATGRTHTYAFIEGHSCGRFKEETKEKNERAKKDLFRHIHYHNRYKAHMDSLKLEMKLQTSLEGKILALEERDSTNREFDWLTKGLFRLSRSRKILAYSYAFAFYMFGEENFNRNLSAEEKLIKLNLFENQQQQLEANVEVLSSFLEEPFDTYPSHKLMLVKIKILDLSRTVDNICKKLYECIENDLLSSLLKASGIASYKSTGVNKALELAC
- the LOC115706352 gene encoding probable hexosyltransferase MUCI70, whose amino-acid sequence is MFNNNSVSISVSDDESDELSRARARVRKKRKKLGIRNNGNGLSRWLIRKLLKYWMFLILLPAAALLLFEVSSFVVSPHAGKSQNSSGSEHSSITKPSQEKKSEGNLNRLDPTTRVVGGVRERCLKLLPPEELDHLDIPSSKESTSPVRELVYISENNTPFMERNIVLSGQSTNATRFNLFTGNQSLDQRDNSFKVNATAAVHCGFYNQNGGFKISDEDRDFMLSCKAVVSTCAFGGGDDLYQPIGMSAASIRKVCYVAFWDEVTLATQESAGHKVGEDGLIGKWRIIVVRNLPFSDQRLNGKIPKMLGHRLFPHAKYSIWVDSKSQFRRDPLGVFEALLWRSNSVLAISEHGARSSVYDEAKAVVKKNKAKPDEVEVQLTQYRKDGLPEDKRFNGKKALSEASVIVREHTPMTNLLMCLWFNEVVRFTSRDQLSFPYVLWRLKVLKNINMFPVCTRKDLVNSMGHLRKAKPLIH
- the LOC115706353 gene encoding dirigent protein 11; this encodes MMWPRIIFCTSVLLAVLVVILLALFSPIPDNTLSKNHTKPPWLALSLYIQQPKVGGIDTPPVVQSDAQGAFIFHRILTEGPENTSRVVGKAQGIIIPTEQFAHSNFNILYLSFDTAEYSGSLSVEAKHVAHKDVEELTVLGGTGSFAFARGLAVFGQSTSRQDKTSSSSDDLDATTYHVKLQLRLPNQSRSFTIPGPG